The genomic DNA AGTATGTTCCAACAAAGAGTGCAAGCACAAAGCAACAGACAAGACTCCAGTTGACAAATAGATATTTTTGTATATAATAACAGCAATCTAGTGCTTGGTTCGCGTAATGGCGCCCCGGCACAAGGAGACCACCTCCTTTCTATCATATAAAATCCTTTCAGGAGCAAGGCAATGCATTAGACGCAAGGCGCAACGAGCGCCGTGGTGCCGGAGGCACCATAAGCAAGGAGCAACACAGCCGGATGATGTATTGCCTTGCTCCCCGAAGGGCGGTTGTATATTTCCCATATTCTTTGTTCTCGTCGCTAATGCACATCTGTGCATTACGCTTCTCGGGCCTAGAATATGGAAAATATCCTAACCGCTGAAAAGATTTCTATATGATAGAAAGGAGGTGAAGTAAATGTTCCACTGCGCGCAAGGACATATCTCCCGTCCGGGAGATATGAGGATACTCGTAGTATCCCAAGTGCGGCCTGTACGATACAGCGCCGTCAAAACTGTGTACGACCGCAAGGAAGAAGAGCTGAAGGAAATTGAAGTCTCCTCTTCTCATGGGTCAGAAATAGCTGAAGAAACAGCATTCTGCTCCCTGCATGCACGGGCAGCAGAAGAATGGTTCACCCCGCCTGCCCTGACAGAGGGTGAAACAAAAGAAGTTGCAACAGTACTTTAAACAAAATGCGCCCCGCAAGCGGGGCGCATTTTTTATTTATAAATATTAACTTTATTTTTTCTTATCCTCCTCCTCTACAAATAATTTTGTAACGTAATAACTTGCAATTGCGATTACAATGGTAATAAAGAGAGCATACACTGTCTTTGCTATAACCGTATTTCCCGCCTTTGGAAAATATAGTTCAATAAAACTCTTAATAGCGTCGTTCCACGCAAGACCGCCAACCAAAGCAAGTCCCGCAACAATATACCCCGCGGTTTTTTTTCTTACTTCACGCTTTAATTCTTCCTTTCTTTGACGTTTTTTTTCTGACATTTTTTTATCGTCTTTATGGTTTACATCTTCTAGTGCCCTGATGTGCGCTCACATCCCTAATGTTATTATACCTTATAGGATGTGATGTTTACAAAATTAAAGAAGCTGTTATGTTAGTGCATAAACCAAGACCCCCTATCATGTCAATTCAAACAGAAGAAAAAATAAAAAAACATATTGAGGACACACTGTCTTTTTTTCCGAGCGCTGAAGAACGCGAGTTAATACAGCGCGCTTTTGACCTTGCGCACAAAGCGCATGCACCGCAAAAACGCGAGAGTGGAGAGCCGTATATTATACATCCCGTTGAGGCGGCGCTCACTTTGGCGCAAATGAAGATGGACGCGCAAACAGTTGCCGCCGCACTTTTGCATGATGTTGTAGACGATACTCCTGTTACATTAAAAGAGGTGAGGGCAGAATTTGGCGAAGATGTAGCTTTTCTTGTGGATGGCGTCAGCAAGCTTGGAAAAATAAAATACCGGGGAGTTGAACGCCACGCTGAAAACCTGCGAAAAATGCTCATAGCAATGGCGCAGGATGTGCGTGTAATACTTATAAAATTCGCTGACCGGCTTCATAACATAAAAACCCTCAGCGCGTTACCCCAAAGAAAAAGGGAGAGAATTGCTCTTGAAACGCTTGAAATTTACGCACCCATAGCCATGCGTCTTGGAGTGAGTGAACTTGCAAAACAACTGGAAGACCTGGCATTTCCCTATGTCTATCCCGAACAATACAAATACGTAAAAGAGGAAAGTAATTACAGGCTACGTGACGGTGAAAAATA from Candidatus Spechtbacterales bacterium includes the following:
- a CDS encoding DUF5654 family protein translates to MSEKKRQRKEELKREVRKKTAGYIVAGLALVGGLAWNDAIKSFIELYFPKAGNTVIAKTVYALFITIVIAIASYYVTKLFVEEEDKKK